The candidate division KSB1 bacterium DNA window GCTCTTGTTGATACCGGTTTCGATTGGGGCGTTGGCTTGCACTACAATTTTGCTGACCAGCTTGGTTTTGGAAATTCATGATGTCGCTGAGTTTGAATATGCCAATGGCCAAAGTGACGAGGCCTTGCTTTGCTATGCACAAGTCAAATGGCACGGCCAATGGCAAAAAATTGAAGTTGCTCTATCTGCGGATAACGAACCAGCCATCGGCACACGTTTGCTCAACGGCTGTGTGATGATGATGAATTTTATTGATAACACGCTGACGATTGACAAACCGCTTCCTCAATAAAAACGATCCATGCTGCTCAAGAACGCCGGCCTGAAACGCAAGTTTCTGGTTACCACCATCGCAGGGGTTATTGCCGTGAGCATCGCCGGCAGCGCCGTGACGTATGCGCTGTTGCAAATCGATCCCGCCCGTGCCGCGCTTTATCTCATTGGCGTGACGCTCTTCTACATCGCCATCGGCGTCTCCGGCATTTTGTTCATCACCCGCCTGATGGTCCAGCCGGTGCTCTCACTCACCGCGAAAGTCGATGAAGTGCGCCGCGGCAATCTCAACGTCGAAATCGATGCCAGGGCGCTGCGCGATTCCAACGACGAGATGAATCAGCTCATCGCCGGCTTTGGCCAAATGGTACACGACCTGCGCCATAACATCGAAGCGTTGCAACAAGCCAAAGTAAAAGCCGAGGAATATTCGGAAAAACTCGCGCAAAGCAATCGCCGCCTCGAAGCGATTTTTGACGGCCTGCCGGACGGCGTGATGATCGTCGACCGAAATTTTCGCATTGTGCACGTCAATCCGGTGATCGAAAAATTCATGGGGAAATCTCTCGCGCAGGTGCGCGGCGAGCACTGCTTCGAGATGTGCCAGGGCATGCCGCAGCGCTGCTCCTTTTGCCGCGCTGACACGGTGTTTCAATTGGGCGGTCGCGCCTCGACGTTTTGCACCAAGCCCGCTTTTGCCGGACAGGAAGACCGCATGCTGGAGATTTATGATTTTCCGCTGTACAATGAAAAAGGAGAGATCGATCAGGTGATTGAATACGTCAAGGACGTGACGCAGGCCGTAAAAATGCAGGAGAATTTGGAACGCGCACAACGATTGGCCGAGATCGGCAACATGGCCGCCATTGTCGCGCACGAGGTGCGCAATCCGCTCAACGCCATTCGCGGCGCCGTGCATTATCTCAAGGGTGAATGCCATGATGAAAATTTGTGCTCGTATTTGAAGCTCATCGAAGAACAGGTGCAGCGCGTCTCCAAAGTGACGGCAAACCTGCTCGATTTTGCCAAGCCGCTGGTCATCGAATTTCAACAGGGCACGATCGCACCGGTGATTGAGCAAGCCCTGGCGCAAGTTGACCGACTGTTGAAGAAAAAGCATATTCATTTGCAGAAAGAGATTGACACTGGCTTGCCGAGGTTTCCGCTCGATCCGGCGCAAGCAGAACGCGCTGTCGTGAATCTGTTGACCAATGCGATTCAGGCGCTGCCACAGGGCGGGCACCTGCACGTGCGCGCGCACCGGCCGGTGCTCGACAGTGGCGATCTCGCGGAAGAGATTGAAGTCGTGATCGCGGACGACGGCCCTGGCTTCGGCAATCGCAATCCCGAAGAATTATTCAAGCCGTTTTTCACCACCAAATTGCGCGGCACCGGCCTGGGGCTGTTCATCGTGCGGAAAATCATGGAGAGCCATCAGGGCAAAGTGCGGCTGGAATCCAATCATGGCGGCGGCACGCGCGCGGTGTTGACTTTTCCTACGCGATTGAAAGTGTATGAAACCGAAACCCACCATTTTGGTTATCGATGACGAGCCGGCCACGCTGAAAGTGATGGAGGCCAATTTGCGGCGCGAAGGCTACGCCGTGTGTTTGGCTGCCGACGGCCAAGCCGGATTGGCGCAGCTCACCAGCCAGCCCATCGATATCGTCATCGCGGATTACATGATGCCCAATCTCGACGGCATCGCGCTGCTCGAAAAAATTCGCGCGACGGGCCTCGACGTGCCGGTGATCATCATCACGGCGTATGGCTCGATCGAACACGCGGTCAAGGCCATGCAGCTCGGCGCGGCGAATTATCTTTCCAAGCCGATCAACTACGACGAGCTGATGGTGGTGCTGCAAAAAACGCTGGAGCAATCGCATCTCAAAAAAGAGGTCGAGCGCCTGCGCCGCGAAGTGAGCACGCGCTACAGCTTCAGCAACATCGTCGGCAAATCCGCGGCGATGCAGACGATCTACGATTTGATCGGCGATCTCGCCAATACGGATGCGACCGTGCTGATTCAAGGCGAAACCGGCACGGGCAAGGAGCTGATTGCCAAGGCCATTCATTACAACAGCGGCCGCAAAGAGAAACCTTTCGTCGGCGTGAGCTGCGCCGCACTGCCCGAAACGCTGCTGGAAAGTGAATTGTTCGGCCACGAAAAAGGCGCGTTCACCGGCGCCTTGAAAACGCGGATTGGCCGTTTCGAGCAGGCCGAGGCCGGCACGATTTTTCTCGACGAGATCGGCGACATTCCGTTGACGACACAAGCCAAATTGCTGCGCGTCTTGCAGGAGCGCGCGTTCGAGCGCATCGGCGGCAACGAAACCGTGCGCGTCGACGTGCGCCTGATTTCCGCCACCAACAAAGACCTGCGCAAGGCCATTCAGCAAAACACCTTTCGCGAAGATTTGTTTTATCGCCTCAATGTCGTGCTGATTACCGTCCCGCCGCTGCGCGACCGCGTGGAAGACCTGCCGCTGCTGGCTTTTCATTTTTTGCAAATGTATGCGAGCCGCTTTAGCAAAACGCTGGACAATATCGAGCCGGCGGCGATTCAACTCCTGGCGCAACAGCGCTGGCCGGGCAATGTGCGCGAGCTGGAGAACGTGATCGAGCGCGGCGTGATTCTCGAAAAAAGTGAGACGCTCACCAGGGAAACCATCGCGCGCTGCCTGCAGCCGGGCGAGCAGGGCAGCTTTCATTTTTTCATTTACGAAAACATGCCTTTCCGCACCGCCAAGCAGGATTTGCTGGATCGCTTCGAGCGCGAGTATGTTTCCCGCCTGTTGGACAAGCACAAGGGCAACATCACCAACGCGGCGCGCGAGGCGGAGCTCGATTACAAGAATTTTTTTGAGAAGATGAAACGGCATGGCCTCAGCAAGTGGGATTTCAAACTTTCGTAGTAGAGTTTTTCGTAGTAGACCCTTCAGGGTCACAGCGCCTAAAGGCGCTACTACAAAAGATCTCTTCTCCGGTTTGACAGTGGCGTTGTTCGCGCTGCCGCAGTCGATGGCGTACGCGCTGCTGGCCGGGCTGGAGCCGAAGTATGGCCTCTATGCGTTTATGATCGGCGCAATCGTCGGTACGCTCTTCGGCTCGTCCCGCCATCTGCAAACCGGGCCGACCAATGCCAGCGCGATTGTGTTGGCGAGTGCGTTGGCGGCGTATACGAATCACCCCGACTTCATCGGCGTGATGTTGCTGGTCACCTTGCTGGCGGGTTTGTTTCAGCTTGGCGCCGGCTTGCTGCGCCTGGGCAACTTGACGCAATTCATTTCCCGCTCCGTGCTGGTGGGTTTCATCGCCGCGGCCGGGCTGTTGATCGCCATCAATCAGTTGCCGGCGCTGCTGGGCTTTCCCGGTCACAGCAGCATCTCCATCATCGAGGGCCTCGAGCACGTTTTTTCCCACCTCCACCAGATGCGTTGGGAGGCGCTTGCACTCGGCGCCGGCACCGTGCTGATCGCGCTGCTGCTCAACAAGATCAGCCCCAAGTCGGCGGGGGGCGTGCCCTTGTTGCCTTCTTATCTGCTCGCGATTCTTGCCGCCGCGGCAGTGGTCGCTACTCTGAAGCTGGAAGAAAAGGGCGTGCGCGTGGTGGGCGCCATTCCTGCTTCCCTGCCGCCATTGAGTTTGCCGTTGTTCGATTTGAATCTTTTGCATAACCTCGCTGCCGGCGCTTTGGCGCTGATGTTGATTGGCGTGGCCGAAGCCATTTCTGCGGCCAAATCCGTGGCCGCATTTTCGGGCGACCAGATCGACGCCGATCGCGAGCTGATCGGACAAGGCTTCGCCAAAATCAGCGCGGCGTTCTTCAGCGGCATGCCGGTTTCGGGATCGCTCACCCGCAGTATGTTGTGCTTTCGTTCCGGCGCGGTGACCAAGCTCGCCAACATTTCCTCTGGAATTTTTCTCGCCGTTATCGTGCTCATCTTCAGCCCGCTCGTCCGCTACATTCCGGTGGCGGCGCTGGCCGGCATGCTGGTGATGATTGCGGCCAACATGGTGAACTGGCAGCATGCGAAAATCGCTGTGCGGGCGACGCGCGCCGATGCCGCCGCCATGCTCGCCACTTTTGCCGCGGCGCTGATTTATCCCCTGGACATTGCCATCTACATCGGCGTCGGCGTGTCGCTCATATTATTTTTGCGCAAAGTGCAAACGCCGCGTTTGAGCGAATTGATCTACGACGAGAGCGAGGGTTTTCAGGAACTCAAAGACCCCCAGCAACGGCCGATTCCGGAAATTTCGATCGTGCACGTCGAAGGCGATGTGTTCTTCGGCGCCGCAG harbors:
- a CDS encoding ATP-binding protein, producing the protein MLLKNAGLKRKFLVTTIAGVIAVSIAGSAVTYALLQIDPARAALYLIGVTLFYIAIGVSGILFITRLMVQPVLSLTAKVDEVRRGNLNVEIDARALRDSNDEMNQLIAGFGQMVHDLRHNIEALQQAKVKAEEYSEKLAQSNRRLEAIFDGLPDGVMIVDRNFRIVHVNPVIEKFMGKSLAQVRGEHCFEMCQGMPQRCSFCRADTVFQLGGRASTFCTKPAFAGQEDRMLEIYDFPLYNEKGEIDQVIEYVKDVTQAVKMQENLERAQRLAEIGNMAAIVAHEVRNPLNAIRGAVHYLKGECHDENLCSYLKLIEEQVQRVSKVTANLLDFAKPLVIEFQQGTIAPVIEQALAQVDRLLKKKHIHLQKEIDTGLPRFPLDPAQAERAVVNLLTNAIQALPQGGHLHVRAHRPVLDSGDLAEEIEVVIADDGPGFGNRNPEELFKPFFTTKLRGTGLGLFIVRKIMESHQGKVRLESNHGGGTRAVLTFPTRLKVYETETHHFGYR
- a CDS encoding sigma-54 dependent transcriptional regulator, which translates into the protein MKPKPTILVIDDEPATLKVMEANLRREGYAVCLAADGQAGLAQLTSQPIDIVIADYMMPNLDGIALLEKIRATGLDVPVIIITAYGSIEHAVKAMQLGAANYLSKPINYDELMVVLQKTLEQSHLKKEVERLRREVSTRYSFSNIVGKSAAMQTIYDLIGDLANTDATVLIQGETGTGKELIAKAIHYNSGRKEKPFVGVSCAALPETLLESELFGHEKGAFTGALKTRIGRFEQAEAGTIFLDEIGDIPLTTQAKLLRVLQERAFERIGGNETVRVDVRLISATNKDLRKAIQQNTFREDLFYRLNVVLITVPPLRDRVEDLPLLAFHFLQMYASRFSKTLDNIEPAAIQLLAQQRWPGNVRELENVIERGVILEKSETLTRETIARCLQPGEQGSFHFFIYENMPFRTAKQDLLDRFEREYVSRLLDKHKGNITNAAREAELDYKNFFEKMKRHGLSKWDFKLS
- a CDS encoding SulP family inorganic anion transporter, with the protein product MASASGISNFRSRVFRSRPFRVTAPKGATTKDLFSGLTVALFALPQSMAYALLAGLEPKYGLYAFMIGAIVGTLFGSSRHLQTGPTNASAIVLASALAAYTNHPDFIGVMLLVTLLAGLFQLGAGLLRLGNLTQFISRSVLVGFIAAAGLLIAINQLPALLGFPGHSSISIIEGLEHVFSHLHQMRWEALALGAGTVLIALLLNKISPKSAGGVPLLPSYLLAILAAAAVVATLKLEEKGVRVVGAIPASLPPLSLPLFDLNLLHNLAAGALALMLIGVAEAISAAKSVAAFSGDQIDADRELIGQGFAKISAAFFSGMPVSGSLTRSMLCFRSGAVTKLANISSGIFLAVIVLIFSPLVRYIPVAALAGMLVMIAANMVNWQHAKIAVRATRADAAAMLATFAAALIYPLDIAIYIGVGVSLILFLRKVQTPRLSELIYDESEGFQELKDPQQRPIPEISIVHVEGDVFFGAAEIMQEQISKIVRREELQVLILRMKRACCLDATGILGLMKMHEEMKKQDKLLLISGATGEVERVFRRSGLDRIIGRENIFFSDITLLKSTREALARALEHVNKKVGKDYRVRLFYDRTDGNQAFVVNPSGSVPEGTTTKPIFIMTNV